Sequence from the Bombus pyrosoma isolate SC7728 linkage group LG3, ASM1482585v1, whole genome shotgun sequence genome:
GATGTAATTGAAAGAAGTGTAAAGTGTGAACAATCAAACcaaatgcaattaaatattgaaactcGTGCACAAGAAAAGCTTTCACAAACTGaacacaaaaataaatatattactaatataGATATTAAAGGAGAATTAAATCAGGACCAACTTTTAGACCAACAGAGTACTTCCAAAATGAGCAGTAACAGGGGATCTATTACTTGTGCATctcaatattttgaaagtatATCACAGTCTGGAGTGGATAATTTGCAGAATACAAGTAGTAAGAAAGCAACAATAGAATCAAGTTCCataataaatgaagaaaaagctCATAGTGAAAACGTTGCTTCCACAAGTAAAACATTAATATCAGATACAGgaacatatataaattctaacgATCAGTGGATATTACAAACTCCTTTAAAACATGCATCAATTAATTCTATACGTCCAGACCCATGTTTCTCTCGTAGAAATATTACACAAACACCACAAAACAAAGTATCTGATGTATCTAAGAATCATGGGTTAACACCAGCTACAATCTTATCTCATTGGTCtctaaataacataaaacaaacTCCATTACAGAATAAAAGtgttaattttaaagattCTATGCAAACtccaaaaaattctttttattttgcacCAAGCATGGGAAAGCATGAAACTccaaggtatatatatatatatatatatatatatatatatatatatatatatatatatatatgtataatgcaatgtaaataatttacatagttattattaatttcttttatttaaatatttattatttaattatagatatttgGATACAGAAGGTAAGGTAAGAAGACCTTTATCAGATACAGGAAGTTTGGTACAAAATGATGCTTTTAGTAGACATTTATTACAAGGATCTCAACTTCCTAAAGTAAATGAAGTAACACctaaaattcaagaaaaatcgttatgtaaaaatttatataaaacagatttaccaaaacaaatatttgagaCATCAGAAAATGTACATCTAGAATCAGATGttaatgaagaattaaaagaaaataaacatccaaataaaaataatacattgcTGGATAAAGAAACAGTAAATAAAATACCGAATAATAAACAGGCTCCATCTTCTATTAAAGACAATAAAGATATCTTGAAATCAATGTGCAATTATCCTCAGAATCAGCATTCAGAAGTCAATAATCAAAACCAACAACAagacttaaataaaattgtagataaaCCATCAAATGTACAATTCTCAATCCCATCTAATGTTCCTAAATCTAGGCAAACTAGAACTCTTTTCGTTAAAGGAAAAGAGTATTTAATTTTGGGTATACTTGGTCAAGGTATGAGTGGAGAGGTTTTGAGAGTACAAGACTTATCTTCTCTTGAGTTGTGCGCTATTAAATGCGTTAATCTTAATCGTATGGACAAGGACTCTGCACAAGGTTGCttagaagaaatttcaatgttacATAAATTACAAGCACCATGTATTGTTAAAATGTTTGATTAGTAAGaacttattttacaaaaatatatattgtacatattacaTGTACTGACATTTACATTCAAGTTTCTCATTTTAGTGAAATTAAGTATCCTATGGTCTATGTAGTAATGGAAATGGGAGACACTGATCTCAGTCGTCTTTTAAAAACTATGTCACAAGAAAAACAGATTCCTCTtacaatgattttatattattggaCAGAAATGTTGACAGCCGTTAAGCATATACATGATAATGGTAAATATCTTAGTATAggataatcatttatttattatataattttttatgtaatagattatattttacatatatacatttttaggaGTAATTCATTCAGATTTGAAACCAGCAAATTTTTTGTTAGTACGGGGACGATTAAAACTTATAGATTTTGGAATTGCTTCTAGTATGAATGCTGATATGACATCTGTTGTGAAAAACTGTCCAATTGGAACTTTGAATTATATTAGCCCCGAAGCCCTAATGGATATTGGTGGAAATTCAGATTCTCCCACAcagaatgttaaatataaagtatgaaGATGACTTTTTAGATATAATCAAAATCGGAAcctaaaagataataaaacaaatatatttattttgtagatAAGTTTTAAGTCAGATGTGTGGTCTTTAGGATGTATTTTGTATAGTTTAGTATATGGTCATACTCCGTTTCATCATGTTCGTTCACAATGGGCTAAAGTGAACGCAATAACTAATCCGAAGTTGAACATTCCTTTTCCTACAACTTTGCAATCAGAAGATGGTAATAAAGTTATGTCGTCACCACCAATTTTAATTGATGTAATGCGTAAATGTCTACAACATGATCCAAAAGCACGACCAACGGTAGCTGAGCTTTTGCAAGTGGAGTATATACCCACTAAAGAAGAACATATATCAGCTACAGTTCCCGAGATTCCAGCAAATATTTTAGTGAAGATAAAGCATACATTAAGTGAAGATGAATGGCGACAATTGACATGGGTTTGTAGTggtttttatataatacattgtaTGTATGATaagaaaaataactttttttatataaaatttgtatttttcttacagATTTTGGAGAATAGAAGATTTATATGAAAGTATTCAGATTAAATACTACTATTTATGtacatagatatttttatacataataatcgGTAATAATACGTGGAGCGCttatttaaatgtatcatAGCTAAGTATGGGATTATTTCAATACCTGTTAAATACTTAAAtacttgttaaaaatataagattgTATCATGATACGATTTTATTATGAAGTCCACTTATGTTTAcctatatagtatatattaagtagacaatacgttataaataaaacacgagtgatctattaaattaaaatatctttcattttattatcacaCATTCATGCATACAAATGACTTCATTTAACAAAAATGGTATCTATTGTGCTAAATAGCTGCATGGttgaaaatctaaaaatacatATCTACATGTTGCTCGtgaaataatgtattttgaaTCAATTCCATTGCAATTACTTTTAgactttaaataatacaaaagtatgcaatattttcatactacattttttaacgtataaaaaaaCGCAGGAAGTTCaacatcattttttttttgcgttttcattgaaaaacaGTTCCCTTCTTGATAAAGATGCATATTgcacaatataattttaatattgtcaGTCAGTGCATTGTTGTTAATTGCCAATATTGCAATAATCTTTCACCTTTTGGTAATGACATTGAATTGGGTCTTTCGAACGTTAGCATAATATCTTTAaccttattttttaattcactaTCGAATAAATGTCCTCCAGTACGTTCTAAAGCTGATGCCATATCATACTCTACAGAAGGGAGGGGTTCACGAATGAAACGTGCAGCACTAGCAATACTTGGTACTATATGCCACTGTAAAGCTTTAATTTCCCAAAGACTACTAAGGAGTGCGTTACTTAATAAAGGATCTCGTTCTTCCATTAAAAATGGGTCTCCAGcaccattattttcttctgacGAAACCTCTCCTCCTTGTGGATGATCAATGAGACGTTTCAAGCCAGGATGCCTAAGTAAAAGATTCCCAACAAACAATAAGATAATAAGAATATCTTCAGGTGGTGCTACAAGAGTCAAACGCGCGAGTCTTTTTGCGAAAGCGGCAACTAATGCTTCCGGCAAGtgtctaaaaataaaaaagtatgtggtaatttttatacaacacACAAAAATATCATACATTTTACACACTTACGTTGAACTGAGGAAAAGATCggacaaataaaacaaacgtgCTTTATATTTTGTGTGAAAGATCTCTGGTTCAAACATAGAATAAAGCTTGGtaaaaatattaggatattCCAAATTATGTTTGGTAACTAGTAAAAATACACCTTGTAATGCAAGCAAGCCAATAGGCCCATCTGCATCCAATGAATCCATAAGAAAATCTGTTAGTAAAACAGGTTTTTCTAAATGTGGCATTACTCTCTCTAAAAGaactattaataattgtttatgtAACTGTGGTGTCAATTCCCAATGCATGACACAAGCCCAGACTTTATTCAATGCACGTCGTGCTCCAGCTTGATCccatataaaatttttagtagctaaaaaaaagatataaatatataaaaaattataattaacttaaATACAAGAAAAGACTATAGaagatatatctatatatatattacctatatatataatatatattaatatattaactatatatatactaatatatattaccatatatatTACCTTGCTGTGGTTTGCACaacaaattcttattttcacaCATCTCATTTTCTGCAACATGATTAAAATTTAGGTTAGATATTAATGTTAAAAGAAGTGATAAGATCAtattaaatctatttaatttataccttCAATTTCTTTTGGCAATGGTAATTTATGTATAAGTTCCAacaaatttttgatataaacTTTATGTGGCTGTCTTTTTGGGGTAAGAGATGGAAGACATTTCCATGTATAATAAAGAGCATCAGgatattctataatttcttGAAATCTAGATATTAAACTGGCATTGTCCTCCTCCGGTGAAAGTAACTTCATCAAAATGGGCTTTAACCGATGAAGTGGAAAATAATACCCCAGGTTGTCAACTGGTTCCAATGGATTTTTACCTTCTTCAGCCATGAGTTTTATAGCAGTAGTGAGAGCTTGTAGTTGAATGCCAGGTCgacatttttccattgatGTAAGTATCTTTTCCCATATTTCTTCATAGCAATTCCTCAACCAGTTGACATATCTTGCTTCAGGGCTTGGCTCTGTTTCAAAAATCTTATGGAAAAGCTATTTCAAGTTTTCAGgcatatacaaaattaaaaaatagacatgtatcttttatctttatgCTTATACTTTGTGTCcagaaatgtattttcacaAAGTATTAATACATAAGAATTTACAATTCTTATCAAGAAATTCAGAGATGTATTGTATAATGTCAAATATTGCCAAACAGCAGAAAATACTAAACTATTTGAGGATACCTGAAATAGTAAGGGATATCGTACGTTCCAAATACATATCACCTCTTTTTAGGACTTCAACGAATATTGTTTCTATTGTGAGTAGGCAGGACGAAGTGGATTCCTGATAGAGTGATcaggaattttaataaatgacaTAACCTTAAAAAGTTGATACATTCAtcaatttgaaacaattttagaATTCGTACTTACATCCCATTGAGAAATTATATCTACTAAATTATTTGCGCGTTTTCTCGAAGTTAAAAATTCCTGAGCTTTTTGCCTTAAAAGTTTTGATGACATCTTTTGACTGGAAGAAGCGCCGGGAAGATCTGCTGCATCCGCCATCGTTGAATATAAATTCGGTAATAGCAGGGCAGAAAATTATCAAGAATACCTACGTGAATGTATTCTCTTTTGTATCTATATTCTTCTTCAGAATCACTTTATTCCGTGAATGTagagaaatttattgcaaGAAATGtgctaattattattaaaagtagtAAGATATCCGTgttaatttcttccttttattaacattttgagTTTTGTAACACTGACTGTTGACATATACagaacgtaatataataatttaaaaatccatTTACCAGCAAGTTCAATCGAAGTATGTATTGAGTGGCTGCTTAGGGATTTTGGCAGTTTTGGGCTGGTTTGTTTGCTCGTGAAGTACAGAGACATTTCATTCGCGTTTTGTGAACTTATTTTGTGGTTCTTAAATAGAATCGAAactattgaattatttaaaaattaatgaacttCTATGAGGAATCTTTAGaacaatgtatttttaaataattaattacaaattaggaagattttaacatttttacaattatcgGGATTTGACCCCTTGCTCAGTGATAAAACTCTCTTTTTTTACGTTATTTGATTTACATATATTCTCGATTTTACATGACAAAATgcgatttatttcatatccAATCGAGAAGGTTgctaataatttatgttaatagACATAGATCTGATTTGTCTTTATAACTGCTTATGGTAAAGAAAGTAATCTGAATAATATGCAGATTAACGAATGATTATAAGTAGCTATCAGtaataatcaataaatttattatcgaacaTCTTTTGTTCATTGTCTCGACTACACTACCGTACAATTCGTATTTACCGCTACTAGATCACGGCagtatgaaaaattcttaacATTTACGCTATGGGGAGCCACTTAACTTCTTTGATACGAACACGGTACAAGTGTCGGCTATAGTCGACAtcctttgcatattcatgggCGAGCGTCGACGCGGTGTCGATTAAAgttaacaataacaataacaatatgCAAACGTTCTTGCTCGTGGTCgtcaagtaatatttattacttattagtGAGACAATCACGATCTCTGCTCGGACCAGCGTCAAATCGGAGAGGTAAACAACGTATATggtcattaaatatattaaggGCGGATTCATATGACAATCAAGTTCACCCGCTAGCGTTACAGGAGGAGTATTTCGTTTTAGTAGAAATACACGCCAATAAAATTTCCTCTCTGGTTCTagtaacgttataatatactGTAAGTAGatatcatattaatatttatttgtagataAGAAATACTATCGATTACatataaaagatactttttataaaGTGATACGTGATACAGAACTGAATGTGGAAAAGCTTAAAGCTaagtattttgtacatttgtcgttattgatatttcatttcataaccTTCATGGCTGTATCTTGTAtagaatcaaaatttttatgataaaaatgcaaaatgcaaattttcttttttgaacaTTGGTTtgataaacgaaattaatttaagttGCATTTAAAGCTTATGATTTATCCTATTagtagatttatatatttatttagattttagaGGGATCTTGCTTTTATTAATGtgaatatatattcattgatattaatcaaaaattagttttcaaaattgtaattgaatttatcttttatatttatttttttttatttatttattttttatatttattattaatatacatataaatataataccttttgaataattatttatttcaaggTAAAAAATGCTAGAAATAACATGTAATGATCGTCTTGGTAAAAAAGTTAGAGTTAAATGCAATCCAGATGATACAATAGgggatttaaaaaaattaatagcaGCCCAAACTGGAACTCATTGggaaaaaatagttttaaaaaagTGGTATACTATATTTAAGGATCacataaaattacaagattgtatcctttcaaacaaaatatattttcacagaagataattattaacaatatagCATTTTTCTTAACATAACAATTCAGATGAAATTCATGATGGCATGAATTTAGAACtgtattatcaataattaataattaatattatataagttaatattatgtatatatataataacagtaatagtaaattttatatttaagcatttttgattttgtattttacataatatttaagtatgtaatgtatataataactaTACAATAAACGAACATAAATAGCAACAACAAAAACAATCTTATCTTAAATTCTTGATACTAATTGCTGTTTACAATGCAGAAGCTTACTAATGTTATTGCTATTTAATATCTAAGTATTGCTAcatcatttttacaaatttaatctCTAGAAATATATTGTTCCTCATATTGCAAAATGTAATATCAACTCTCAAatacgtttcaatttctatgTGTACAAGTGATACTAAAatcgagtaaaaaaaaaacagcttatagtatatttttttgaaacttaatcatctttttaaatgtattactaatttaatagtgatattaaaaaatatatgattattgaaaataacaaaagataCACTTTACAATAACTCATTGTTagttaattttctattaatctcCAGAACTTGAAGAATTAATGTGGCCTCTTGGACAACTTATCTGTCCtgtttattgaattttcagGTTGAACTGTATCTCTACCTCTGTTGCTTAAGAAGTCTCTTATATGTTGCACTATCAAGTCTATTGCCACTGTAACcgaaaataaagtaaaataaagtataaatcagtaaaaataattttgtaataatggGGAACttgatttctttattatttttttatacagtttAGACAAACAATATATCAAATTACATAAttcaaattgtaattatcttgtataataataacaattttaaaattatttgagcgtttaaaaaatcagaatacagaataaaagaattagtACCACactgaataatattattaaatgtttctgAATATGGCAGTATGTGAATAATGtactaatttaaattaaaaatatcacattttaaagaattatgctaatattatattttataatcgctgaaattattatatgtaaaatattttatcgatttatattaCTATACTGGTGCATAAAACATTCAATTGATTACGgaatagtaatatataaaagaatctAAATTTTTGGGAACCCATACAtgcataaatgtatatatgtacatacatgtatatttataaaggttcttatatataaattaatgcttaaatctttttatatatatccaTATAACATAGATCAATCTTATATGTAAAGTTGAATAATTATGCAATAGTGGAATTATAGTGTTTGGACGAGGTACTTTGTATAATCATGCACTATGTCCAAGTTTTAGGAacagtgaaaaattaatttttcccatTTAAGGGTTTAATAGATGCACACATACTAGAAGCAATATTGTTTGCTGCTTAgtataaatgtaatacaaatacagctgtataagtatataagagacatatgtattaaaaaaaaaagtcttAAGATTACTGCAAGCTTGATCCTAGATCAATGTATGGTGTATAAAAGTGTAGTGGTTATAAGTGCGCATATCATGCTAAAATCATCTGCTGAACGTGTCGGATGAAGTCGAAGTACGCCTATGTTGG
This genomic interval carries:
- the LOC122565592 gene encoding nucleolar complex protein 4 homolog B isoform X3, which produces MSSKLLRQKAQEFLTSRKRANNLVDIISQWDESTSSCLLTIETIFVEVLKRGDMYLERTISLTISEPSPEARYVNWLRNCYEEIWEKILTSMEKCRPGIQLQALTTAIKLMAEEGKNPLEPVDNLGYYFPLHRLKPILMKLLSPEEDNASLISRFQEIIEYPDALYYTWKCLPSLTPKRQPHKVYIKNLLELIHKLPLPKEIEENEMCENKNLLCKPQQGNIYATKNFIWDQAGARRALNKVWACVMHWELTPQLHKQLLIVLLERVMPHLEKPVLLTDFLMDSLDADGPIGLLALQGVFLLVTKHNLEYPNIFTKLYSMFEPEIFHTKYKARLFYLSDLFLSSTHLPEALVAAFAKRLARLTLVAPPEDILIILLFVGNLLLRHPGLKRLIDHPQGGEVSSEENNGAGDPFLMEERDPLLSNALLSSLWEIKALQWHIVPSIASAARFIREPLPSVEYDMASALERTGGHLFDSELKNKVKDIMLTFERPNSMSLPKGERLLQYWQLTTMH
- the LOC122565592 gene encoding nucleolar complex protein 4 homolog B isoform X4 translates to MYLERTISLTISEPSPEARYVNWLRNCYEEIWEKILTSMEKCRPGIQLQALTTAIKLMAEEGKNPLEPVDNLGYYFPLHRLKPILMKLLSPEEDNASLISRFQEIIEYPDALYYTWKCLPSLTPKRQPHKVYIKNLLELIHKLPLPKEIEENEMCENKNLLCKPQQGNIYATKNFIWDQAGARRALNKVWACVMHWELTPQLHKQLLIVLLERVMPHLEKPVLLTDFLMDSLDADGPIGLLALQGVFLLVTKHNLEYPNIFTKLYSMFEPEIFHTKYKARLFYLSDLFLSSTHLPEALVAAFAKRLARLTLVAPPEDILIILLFVGNLLLRHPGLKRLIDHPQGGEVSSEENNGAGDPFLMEERDPLLSNALLSSLWEIKALQWHIVPSIASAARFIREPLPSVEYDMASALERTGGHLFDSELKNKVKDIMLTFERPNSMSLPKGERLLQYWQLTTMH
- the LOC122565592 gene encoding nucleolar complex protein 4 homolog B isoform X2 encodes the protein MADAADLPGASSSQKMSSKLLRQKAQEFLTSRKRANNLVDIISQWDESTSSCLLTIETIFVEVLKRGDMYLERTISLTISEPSPEARYVNWLRNCYEEIWEKILTSMEKCRPGIQLQALTTAIKLMAEEGKNPLEPVDNLGYYFPLHRLKPILMKLLSPEEDNASLISRFQEIIEYPDALYYTWKCLPSLTPKRQPHKVYIKNLLELIHKLPLPKEIEENEMCENKNLLCKPQQATKNFIWDQAGARRALNKVWACVMHWELTPQLHKQLLIVLLERVMPHLEKPVLLTDFLMDSLDADGPIGLLALQGVFLLVTKHNLEYPNIFTKLYSMFEPEIFHTKYKARLFYLSDLFLSSTHLPEALVAAFAKRLARLTLVAPPEDILIILLFVGNLLLRHPGLKRLIDHPQGGEVSSEENNGAGDPFLMEERDPLLSNALLSSLWEIKALQWHIVPSIASAARFIREPLPSVEYDMASALERTGGHLFDSELKNKVKDIMLTFERPNSMSLPKGERLLQYWQLTTMH
- the LOC122565592 gene encoding nucleolar complex protein 4 homolog B isoform X1 yields the protein MADAADLPGASSSQKMSSKLLRQKAQEFLTSRKRANNLVDIISQWDESTSSCLLTIETIFVEVLKRGDMYLERTISLTISEPSPEARYVNWLRNCYEEIWEKILTSMEKCRPGIQLQALTTAIKLMAEEGKNPLEPVDNLGYYFPLHRLKPILMKLLSPEEDNASLISRFQEIIEYPDALYYTWKCLPSLTPKRQPHKVYIKNLLELIHKLPLPKEIEENEMCENKNLLCKPQQGNIYATKNFIWDQAGARRALNKVWACVMHWELTPQLHKQLLIVLLERVMPHLEKPVLLTDFLMDSLDADGPIGLLALQGVFLLVTKHNLEYPNIFTKLYSMFEPEIFHTKYKARLFYLSDLFLSSTHLPEALVAAFAKRLARLTLVAPPEDILIILLFVGNLLLRHPGLKRLIDHPQGGEVSSEENNGAGDPFLMEERDPLLSNALLSSLWEIKALQWHIVPSIASAARFIREPLPSVEYDMASALERTGGHLFDSELKNKVKDIMLTFERPNSMSLPKGERLLQYWQLTTMH
- the LOC122565588 gene encoding dual specificity protein kinase TTK, translated to MLNSMDYQNHTISRPKFQPIRVKELLHFGESDDDESEDRPQDSDNESDSDDPQPLPQDDHIEDELNKSLCLFNTTCNELEGTCKVSEIIVSSKPEEYVLINNIESKPESKLTFHKHEHDVIERSVKCEQSNQMQLNIETRAQEKLSQTEHKNKYITNIDIKGELNQDQLLDQQSTSKMSSNRGSITCASQYFESISQSGVDNLQNTSSKKATIESSSIINEEKAHSENVASTSKTLISDTGTYINSNDQWILQTPLKHASINSIRPDPCFSRRNITQTPQNKVSDVSKNHGLTPATILSHWSLNNIKQTPLQNKSVNFKDSMQTPKNSFYFAPSMGKHETPRYLDTEGKVRRPLSDTGSLVQNDAFSRHLLQGSQLPKVNEVTPKIQEKSLCKNLYKTDLPKQIFETSENVHLESDVNEELKENKHPNKNNTLLDKETVNKIPNNKQAPSSIKDNKDILKSMCNYPQNQHSEVNNQNQQQDLNKIVDKPSNVQFSIPSNVPKSRQTRTLFVKGKEYLILGILGQGMSGEVLRVQDLSSLELCAIKCVNLNRMDKDSAQGCLEEISMLHKLQAPCIVKMFDYEIKYPMVYVVMEMGDTDLSRLLKTMSQEKQIPLTMILYYWTEMLTAVKHIHDNGVIHSDLKPANFLLVRGRLKLIDFGIASSMNADMTSVVKNCPIGTLNYISPEALMDIGGNSDSPTQNVKYKISFKSDVWSLGCILYSLVYGHTPFHHVRSQWAKVNAITNPKLNIPFPTTLQSEDGNKVMSSPPILIDVMRKCLQHDPKARPTVAELLQVEYIPTKEEHISATVPEIPANILVKIKHTLSEDEWRQLTWILENRRFI
- the LOC122565601 gene encoding ubiquitin-like protein 5 encodes the protein MLEITCNDRLGKKVRVKCNPDDTIGDLKKLIAAQTGTHWEKIVLKKWYTIFKDHIKLQDYEIHDGMNLELYYQ